From Micromonospora rifamycinica, a single genomic window includes:
- the nrfD gene encoding NrfD/PsrC family molybdoenzyme membrane anchor subunit, translating into MSVGRRPVGERFRGFRERLAADGAFRPQRSSARLGHGAKVGAGPADGAYPAGAPGSADAADAPVVVPPRDEPPVARRRRGRGGRGGEELQVPAAEFTSYYGRPILKAPVWRWDIPAYLFTGGLAAGSSLLAAGGQLTGRPALRRAGRATALGAVTASAYFLVNDLGRPARFHHMLRVAKPTSPMSVGTWILTAYGPAAGLAAVAEVARLLPDRGVSGLARRLLPPTGRAAGLAAAAVAPALATYTGVLLAGTAVPSWHEAYPELPTIFAGSALASGAGVGLLAAPCAQAGPARRMAVAGAALELWGAHAVETRLGLLSEPYRLGTAGRLLRAGRLLTAAGVVGALAGRRSRALSALSGAALLAASVATRFGIFHGGVASARDPKYTVLPQRDRIRRREAGQV; encoded by the coding sequence GTGAGCGTGGGCCGCAGGCCGGTGGGGGAGCGGTTCCGGGGCTTCCGCGAGCGGCTGGCGGCCGACGGTGCGTTCCGGCCGCAGCGGTCCTCGGCCCGGCTCGGCCACGGGGCGAAGGTCGGCGCGGGTCCGGCCGACGGCGCGTACCCGGCCGGAGCCCCCGGTTCGGCCGACGCTGCCGACGCGCCGGTGGTCGTACCGCCCCGGGACGAGCCGCCGGTGGCGCGCAGGCGGCGGGGCCGGGGTGGGCGCGGCGGCGAGGAGCTGCAGGTCCCGGCGGCGGAGTTCACCTCCTACTACGGCCGGCCGATCCTCAAGGCCCCGGTGTGGCGGTGGGACATCCCGGCGTACCTGTTCACCGGCGGGCTCGCCGCCGGGTCGTCGCTGCTGGCCGCCGGCGGGCAGCTCACCGGCCGGCCGGCGCTGCGGCGGGCCGGTCGGGCCACCGCGTTGGGCGCGGTCACCGCCAGCGCCTACTTCCTCGTCAACGACCTGGGGCGGCCGGCGCGCTTCCACCACATGCTGCGGGTGGCGAAACCGACCTCGCCGATGTCGGTGGGCACCTGGATCCTCACCGCCTACGGACCGGCCGCCGGGCTCGCCGCCGTCGCCGAGGTCGCCCGGCTGCTGCCGGACCGTGGCGTGTCGGGGCTGGCCCGGCGACTGCTGCCGCCGACCGGGCGGGCCGCCGGGCTGGCCGCCGCCGCCGTCGCGCCGGCGCTGGCCACGTACACCGGGGTGCTGCTGGCCGGGACGGCCGTGCCGTCCTGGCACGAGGCGTACCCGGAGCTGCCGACCATCTTCGCGGGCAGCGCGCTGGCCAGCGGCGCCGGTGTGGGGTTGCTCGCCGCGCCCTGCGCGCAGGCCGGGCCGGCCCGGCGGATGGCGGTCGCCGGGGCGGCGCTGGAGCTGTGGGGCGCGCACGCGGTGGAGACCCGGCTGGGCCTGCTCAGCGAGCCCTACCGGCTGGGCACGGCGGGCCGGCTGCTGCGCGCCGGTCGGCTGCTCACCGCCGCCGGGGTGGTCGGCGCGCTGGCCGGCCGGCGCAGCCGGGCACTGTCCGCACTGTCCGGCGCGGCGCTGCTGGCGGCCTCGGTGGCCACCCGGTTCGGCATCTTCCACGGCGGAGTGGCCTCGGCCCGGGATCCGAAGTACACGGTGCTGCCGCAGCGGGACCGGATCCGTCGCCGCGAGGCCGGCCAGGTCTGA
- the selA gene encoding L-seryl-tRNA(Sec) selenium transferase, with the protein MGEAAGDPRRRVPRTDVLLADPGLAAAAATLGRDRVKVAVTRAQQRARLGEITPGQVRDAALAALSAPGHRVVLNATGVVLHTNLGRAPLSAAAVDALVAAAGCTDVELDLDTGRRARRGRDALAALAAAVPDAAAVHVVNNGAAALVLAATALAAGREIVVSRGELVEIGDGFRLPDLLASTGARLREVGTTNRTTRDDYVRAVGPDTGFVLKVHPSNFVVTGFTAAVGVGELATLGVPVVADIGSGLLTADPLLPAEPDAAGTLRAGAHLVTASGDKLLGGPQAGLLLGDADLVDRLRRHPLARALRVDKLTLAALAATLHGPTTPTRDALHADPAGLRDRCERLRDTLGAEGCKAEVLPSVAVVGGGGAPGVELDSWALSLPERYAAPLRRGDPPVLGRVVRGRLLLDLRCVPATADGTLRDAVLRAAD; encoded by the coding sequence ATGGGTGAGGCGGCGGGCGATCCGCGTCGGCGGGTGCCGCGCACCGACGTGCTGCTGGCCGACCCCGGGCTGGCCGCCGCGGCGGCCACCCTCGGCCGGGACCGGGTCAAGGTCGCCGTCACCCGCGCCCAGCAGCGGGCCCGGCTCGGGGAGATCACCCCCGGGCAGGTCCGCGACGCGGCACTCGCCGCCCTGTCCGCCCCGGGGCACCGGGTGGTGCTCAACGCCACCGGGGTGGTGCTGCACACCAACCTCGGCCGGGCCCCGTTGTCGGCCGCCGCCGTCGACGCGCTGGTCGCCGCCGCCGGCTGCACCGACGTGGAGCTGGACCTGGACACCGGTCGGCGGGCCCGCCGCGGCCGCGACGCGCTGGCCGCGCTGGCCGCGGCGGTGCCCGACGCCGCCGCCGTGCACGTGGTCAACAACGGCGCGGCGGCCCTGGTCCTCGCGGCGACCGCGCTGGCCGCCGGCCGGGAGATCGTGGTCAGCCGGGGGGAGCTGGTGGAGATCGGCGACGGGTTCCGGCTACCCGACCTGCTGGCCAGCACCGGTGCCCGGCTGCGCGAGGTCGGCACGACCAACCGCACCACCCGCGACGACTACGTTCGGGCGGTCGGGCCGGACACCGGTTTCGTGCTCAAGGTGCACCCGTCCAATTTCGTGGTCACCGGCTTCACCGCGGCCGTCGGGGTCGGCGAGCTGGCCACCCTCGGCGTGCCGGTGGTGGCCGACATCGGTTCCGGTCTGCTCACCGCCGACCCGCTGCTGCCCGCCGAGCCGGACGCGGCGGGCACCCTGCGGGCCGGGGCGCACCTGGTCACCGCCAGCGGCGACAAGCTCCTCGGCGGCCCCCAGGCCGGGCTGCTGCTCGGCGACGCCGACCTGGTCGACCGGCTGCGCCGGCACCCGCTGGCCCGGGCGCTGCGGGTGGACAAGCTGACCCTCGCCGCGTTGGCGGCCACCCTGCACGGGCCGACCACCCCCACCCGGGACGCCCTGCACGCCGACCCGGCCGGGCTGCGGGACCGCTGCGAACGGCTGCGGGACACCCTCGGTGCCGAGGGCTGCAAGGCCGAGGTGCTGCCCAGCGTCGCGGTGGTCGGTGGGGGCGGGGCACCCGGCGTCGAGCTGGACTCCTGGGCGCTCAGCCTGCCCGAGCGGTACGCCGCACCGCTGCGCCGGGGCGACCCGCCGGTGCTCGGCCGGGTGGTCCGGGGCCGGCTCCTGCTGGACCTGCGCTGCGTACCGGCCACCGCCGACGGCACGCTGCGCGACGCGGTGCTGCGGGCGGCCGACTGA
- the selB gene encoding selenocysteine-specific translation elongation factor — protein MHVVATAGHVDHGKSTLVRALTGMEPDRWAEERRRGMTIDLGFAWTTLPTGCTIAFVDVPGHERFVPNMLAGVGPVPAVLVVVAADEGWMPQSAEHLAALHALGVSHGLLVVTRADLADPGPATAQARAHLAATSLGTVESVAVSAVTGVGLPELRAALGRLVGRLPAPQVDQPVRLWIDRAFTIRGSGTVVTGTLGGGRLRVGDELALATTGEPVRVRGLHRLGAAEQQVTAVARVAVNLRGVPRDRLGRGDALLTPDAFGRTDLLDVRLAGDPAAELPATLTLHVGSAAVPARVRPLGGDTLRLRLARPLPLLVGDRALLRDPGRHHVCGGVTVLDVAPPPLARRGAAAARAAVLTGLHGRPDLAGELRRRRLVRAGELTRMGVTGDVAPVVGDWLADPGHWRQLGVRLVEEVTAWAGAHPLEPGAPVEALRRRLGLPDRALVEALVRPPLTLRAGRIGVGDLGLPEPVARAVDRVRREYAAHPFRAPEADRLTALGLGPREVGAAVRAGALLRLAENVVLLPDAADEAVRVLARLPQPFTLSAARQALDTTRRVAVPLLELLDRRGVTRRLPDDAREVVGSG, from the coding sequence ATGCACGTCGTCGCCACCGCCGGGCACGTGGACCACGGCAAGTCCACCCTGGTCCGGGCGCTGACCGGGATGGAACCGGACCGGTGGGCGGAGGAACGCCGCCGGGGGATGACCATCGACCTCGGCTTCGCCTGGACCACCCTGCCCACCGGCTGCACGATCGCCTTCGTGGACGTCCCGGGGCACGAGCGGTTCGTGCCGAACATGCTGGCCGGGGTGGGGCCGGTGCCGGCGGTGCTGGTCGTGGTGGCCGCCGACGAGGGGTGGATGCCGCAGTCGGCCGAACACCTGGCCGCCCTGCACGCGCTGGGGGTGTCGCACGGCCTGCTGGTGGTGACCCGGGCGGACCTGGCCGACCCCGGACCGGCGACGGCGCAGGCCCGCGCGCACCTCGCGGCGACGTCGCTGGGCACGGTGGAGTCGGTGGCGGTCAGCGCGGTCACCGGCGTCGGCCTGCCGGAGCTGCGGGCCGCCCTGGGCCGGCTGGTCGGCCGGTTGCCCGCGCCGCAGGTCGACCAGCCGGTGCGGCTGTGGATCGACCGGGCGTTCACCATCCGGGGCAGCGGCACGGTGGTCACCGGCACCCTCGGCGGGGGCCGGCTGCGGGTCGGGGACGAGCTGGCACTGGCCACCACCGGCGAGCCGGTCCGGGTCCGGGGCCTGCACCGGCTCGGGGCGGCCGAGCAGCAGGTGACGGCGGTGGCCCGGGTGGCGGTCAACCTGCGCGGGGTGCCCCGGGACCGGCTCGGCCGGGGCGACGCGCTGCTCACCCCGGACGCGTTCGGCCGCACCGACCTGCTCGACGTGCGGTTGGCCGGTGACCCGGCGGCTGAGTTGCCGGCGACGTTGACGCTGCACGTCGGCTCGGCGGCCGTGCCGGCGCGGGTCCGGCCGCTCGGCGGGGACACCCTGCGGCTGCGGTTGGCCCGTCCGCTGCCGCTGCTGGTCGGGGACCGGGCGCTGCTGCGGGATCCGGGCCGGCACCACGTCTGCGGCGGGGTGACCGTGCTGGACGTGGCACCGCCGCCGCTGGCCCGCCGGGGTGCCGCCGCCGCCCGCGCCGCCGTCCTCACCGGCCTGCACGGCCGGCCCGACCTGGCCGGGGAGCTGCGTCGCCGCCGGCTCGTGCGGGCCGGCGAGCTGACCCGGATGGGGGTCACCGGTGACGTCGCCCCGGTCGTCGGGGACTGGCTGGCCGACCCCGGGCACTGGCGGCAGCTCGGCGTCCGGCTGGTCGAGGAGGTGACCGCCTGGGCCGGTGCACATCCCCTGGAGCCCGGAGCCCCGGTGGAGGCGCTGCGGCGACGGCTCGGCCTGCCCGACCGGGCGCTGGTGGAGGCGCTGGTCCGGCCGCCGTTGACGCTGCGCGCCGGCCGGATCGGCGTCGGTGACCTCGGGCTGCCCGAGCCGGTGGCCCGCGCGGTCGACCGGGTCCGCCGCGAGTACGCCGCCCACCCGTTCCGCGCTCCGGAGGCCGACCGGCTCACCGCTCTCGGACTGGGGCCCCGCGAGGTCGGTGCCGCCGTACGGGCCGGCGCGCTGCTGCGGCTGGCGGAGAACGTGGTGCTGCTGCCCGACGCGGCCGACGAGGCGGTACGGGTGCTCGCCCGGCTCCCGCAGCCGTTCACCCTCAGCGCCGCCCGGCAGGCCCTGGACACCACCCGTCGGGTGGCGGTGCCGTTGTTGGAGCTGCTGGACCGGCGGGGGGTGACCCGTCGGCTGCCCGACGACGCCCGCGAGGTGGTCGGGTCGGGCTGA
- a CDS encoding amidophosphoribosyltransferase, with product MAVLAGLAVIYFGVTGRSTGDGGVSGGVVLLALLAALLVWHLTKPAGNKPVD from the coding sequence CTGGCGGTGCTCGCCGGCCTGGCGGTGATCTACTTCGGGGTGACCGGTCGTTCCACCGGCGACGGCGGGGTGTCCGGTGGGGTGGTGCTGCTGGCCCTGTTGGCCGCCCTGCTCGTCTGGCACCTGACCAAGCCGGCGGGCAACAAACCGGTCGACTGA
- a CDS encoding universal stress protein: MDSANGAAVVVGVDGSESALRAVRLAAAEAIRRHLPLRVVHAFIWPLLRVPVDPVAGNPPGGGLRRQAEKLVEQAVAAARAVDPGLPVTGEIIDGEASAVLLGRSPTAATIVLGERGLGGFTALLVGSVAIQVATHAGCPVLVARGEEHAGGPVVVGVDGSAASPAAVEYAAAQASARGVRLRAVRAYTHPATRRPGDIQPLVYDEARLRDEEAQALAESLAGLAERHPDVPVDPEPVPARPVAALVEASRRAQLVVVGARGHGELAGLLLGSVSHRVLHHSACPVAVVRAPGPGRDGTGPAVAG, from the coding sequence GTGGACTCGGCGAACGGCGCGGCGGTCGTGGTGGGCGTGGACGGCTCGGAGTCGGCGCTGCGCGCCGTCCGGCTGGCCGCGGCGGAGGCGATCCGGCGGCACCTGCCGCTGCGGGTGGTGCACGCCTTCATCTGGCCCCTGCTGCGGGTGCCGGTCGACCCGGTCGCCGGGAACCCGCCCGGCGGCGGGCTACGCCGCCAGGCGGAGAAACTGGTCGAGCAGGCGGTGGCCGCCGCACGGGCGGTCGACCCGGGCCTGCCGGTGACCGGTGAGATCATCGACGGTGAGGCCAGCGCGGTGCTGCTGGGCCGGTCCCCCACCGCGGCGACGATCGTGCTGGGCGAGCGGGGCCTCGGCGGGTTCACCGCCCTGCTGGTCGGCTCGGTGGCGATCCAGGTCGCCACACACGCCGGCTGTCCGGTGCTGGTCGCCCGGGGTGAGGAGCACGCCGGTGGCCCGGTGGTGGTCGGGGTCGACGGTTCGGCGGCCTCTCCCGCGGCGGTCGAGTACGCCGCCGCGCAGGCGTCCGCCCGGGGCGTCCGGCTGCGGGCCGTGCGCGCCTACACCCATCCGGCCACCCGCCGCCCGGGGGACATCCAACCCCTGGTGTACGACGAGGCCCGGCTGCGCGACGAGGAGGCACAGGCGCTCGCCGAGAGCCTCGCCGGGCTGGCCGAGCGCCACCCCGACGTCCCGGTGGACCCGGAGCCGGTGCCCGCCCGGCCGGTCGCCGCGCTGGTCGAGGCGTCCCGGCGGGCACAGCTGGTGGTGGTCGGCGCCCGGGGCCACGGCGAACTCGCCGGCCTGCTGCTCGGTTCGGTCAGCCACCGGGTGCTGCACCACAGCGCCTGTCCGGTCGCGGTGGTGCGCGCCCCCGGCCCGGGCCGCGACGGGACCGGGCCGGCGGTGGCCGGGTAG
- a CDS encoding PP2C family protein-serine/threonine phosphatase yields the protein MPDALAAMSRALREAAPDRLVEAVDRALRSVLAAVRVDVFLADYRISGLWSVLDPELSAGSLSGQGGAPRCFSSQQPVLDPHDGGHCRVWVPLTVWGERLGVLLVELTDTPDRPTQDVLADLAVDLATTLRAADRETDRYRRTRRRERLSMAAEMQWDLLPGRSVTDEAFLLAGQLEPAYSVGGDHFDWSVDPGRLTLTVLNGAGTGLAAAMLTALTVNAIRNARRSGGGLVEQAELASDTLFYQHRGDRHVATLLLSVDTATGRARAVDAGSPRVLRLRGTTVQRIALEQQLPLGMFAETRYTVQEFDLLPGDRLFVVSDGVYDARPGGQEAYGERTMARAMRSTRLQPAPEAVGTVMRELFAYHADTDLRDDAVVVCLDWCGRRER from the coding sequence ATGCCGGATGCGCTCGCAGCGATGTCGCGTGCGCTACGTGAGGCGGCACCGGACCGACTGGTGGAGGCCGTCGACCGGGCCCTGCGGTCCGTGCTCGCCGCCGTGCGGGTCGACGTCTTCCTGGCCGACTACCGGATCAGCGGGCTGTGGTCGGTGCTCGACCCGGAGTTGTCGGCCGGTTCCCTCAGCGGCCAGGGTGGCGCACCGCGCTGCTTCAGCAGCCAGCAACCGGTCCTCGACCCGCACGACGGCGGACACTGCCGGGTGTGGGTGCCGCTGACCGTCTGGGGCGAGCGGCTCGGGGTCCTCCTGGTCGAGCTGACCGACACCCCGGACCGCCCGACCCAGGACGTGCTCGCCGACCTGGCCGTCGACCTGGCCACCACGTTGCGGGCGGCCGACCGGGAGACCGACCGGTACCGCCGCACCCGCCGTCGGGAACGGCTGAGCATGGCCGCCGAGATGCAGTGGGACCTGCTGCCGGGGCGCAGCGTCACCGACGAGGCCTTCCTGCTGGCCGGGCAGCTCGAGCCGGCGTACAGCGTCGGCGGTGACCACTTCGACTGGTCGGTCGATCCCGGGCGGCTCACCCTCACCGTCCTCAACGGGGCCGGCACGGGGCTGGCCGCCGCGATGCTCACCGCGCTCACCGTCAACGCCATCCGCAACGCGCGGCGTTCGGGCGGTGGCCTGGTGGAGCAGGCCGAACTGGCCTCGGACACGCTGTTCTACCAGCACCGGGGGGACCGGCACGTGGCCACGTTGCTGCTGTCGGTGGACACCGCCACCGGTCGGGCCCGGGCGGTGGACGCCGGTTCGCCGCGCGTACTGCGGTTGCGGGGGACCACCGTGCAGCGGATCGCCCTGGAGCAGCAGCTGCCGCTGGGCATGTTCGCCGAGACCCGGTACACCGTGCAGGAGTTCGACCTGCTGCCCGGCGACCGCCTCTTCGTGGTCAGCGACGGCGTGTACGACGCACGACCCGGTGGCCAGGAGGCCTACGGTGAGCGGACGATGGCCCGGGCGATGCGCTCGACGCGGTTGCAACCGGCGCCGGAAGCGGTTGGTACGGTGATGCGCGAGCTGTTCGCATATCATGCCGACACCGATCTCCGTGACGATGCCGTCGTCGTGTGCCTGGACTGGTGCGGGCGGCGCGAACGATGA
- a CDS encoding MarR family winged helix-turn-helix transcriptional regulator gives MDRPPNLAVAIEAAAEAFVGVLDSATSRHQVTVPPTQLRVLALIRDRPETNVNGLAELLDVVPSSASRLCDRLEATGLLRRTPDPRDRREVRLVLTAAAVTLLGEVRERRHRAVQEVLDRMPPRAQHELLLALLAFGQAAASGTSPSPADTAARTA, from the coding sequence GTGGATCGACCTCCGAATCTTGCCGTGGCGATCGAGGCCGCGGCCGAGGCCTTCGTCGGTGTGCTCGATTCCGCGACCTCGCGTCACCAGGTGACGGTGCCGCCGACCCAGCTACGGGTGCTCGCGTTGATCAGGGACCGGCCGGAGACGAACGTCAACGGGCTGGCTGAGCTGCTGGACGTGGTGCCGTCGTCGGCGAGTCGGCTCTGCGACCGGCTGGAGGCCACCGGCCTGCTGCGCCGTACCCCCGATCCGCGGGACCGGCGTGAGGTGCGGTTGGTGCTCACCGCCGCGGCGGTGACCCTGCTGGGGGAGGTCCGGGAGCGGCGGCACCGGGCGGTGCAGGAGGTGCTGGACCGGATGCCGCCGCGCGCCCAGCACGAGCTGCTGCTGGCGCTGCTGGCGTTCGGTCAGGCGGCGGCGTCGGGGACCTCGCCTTCACCGGCCGACACGGCGGCGCGCACCGCGTGA
- a CDS encoding CDP-alcohol phosphatidyltransferase family protein → MSRRPARAARPRAVDGAVTATDRVLTLPNLISFVRLLGVPVFLWLFLVVEADVAAIVVLAAGGTSDWVDGWIARRLGQVSRLGELLDPLADRLYILATLLAFTAREVVPWQFTAALLARELLLLGSLGVLRRYGYGPPPVHYVGKTATFLILAAFPVLLLAAATTSVTATTAGAVGWGLAWWGLVLYWVAGAMYVVQATRLVRAVRPGAAT, encoded by the coding sequence GTGTCGCGTCGGCCGGCTCGGGCGGCACGTCCGCGTGCGGTGGACGGTGCCGTGACCGCCACGGACCGGGTGCTCACGCTGCCGAACCTGATCAGCTTCGTCCGGCTGCTCGGCGTACCCGTGTTCCTCTGGCTGTTCCTGGTCGTGGAGGCGGACGTGGCGGCGATCGTGGTGCTCGCCGCCGGCGGCACCTCCGACTGGGTGGACGGGTGGATCGCCCGCCGGCTCGGCCAGGTCAGCCGGCTCGGTGAGCTGCTCGACCCGCTGGCCGACCGGCTCTATATCCTCGCCACGCTGCTCGCCTTCACCGCCCGCGAGGTGGTGCCGTGGCAGTTCACGGCGGCGCTACTGGCCCGGGAGCTGCTGCTGCTCGGCTCGTTGGGGGTGCTGCGCCGGTACGGTTACGGCCCGCCGCCGGTGCACTACGTCGGCAAGACCGCGACCTTCCTGATCCTGGCCGCCTTCCCGGTGCTGCTGCTGGCGGCGGCCACCACGTCGGTGACGGCGACGACCGCCGGGGCGGTCGGCTGGGGGCTGGCCTGGTGGGGTCTGGTGCTCTACTGGGTGGCCGGCGCGATGTACGTGGTGCAGGCGACCCGGCTGGTGCGTGCGGTGCGGCCGGGAGCCGCCACGTGA
- a CDS encoding DUF881 domain-containing protein: protein MSAPKDGSKPPVRLFTPDFLTELFQNPLDPGYADAAARRRETPAATGWRGASARAVAVVVVAAVGFLFAVAYRETMADEPSRSQARAALVTQIKQREAETDAMTARAGRLREEVGRQRDAALSGSQAARLRNLEAGTGLGRVRGDGVVVRLADAPASDDGAVGGDSGAGPSRVIYSDLQKIANDLWAAGAEAISINGQRLTATSTIRSAGAAILVDFRPVTSPYEVSAIGPRSLRDRFDDSRSAYLMRRVARDTGLSFEVREVDDLTLPAAPEPRLRYAEPSVSPSPSPAGPGSSGPSSSPSGGVR, encoded by the coding sequence GTGAGCGCGCCGAAGGACGGGTCGAAGCCGCCGGTGCGGTTGTTCACCCCGGACTTCCTCACCGAGCTGTTCCAGAACCCGCTGGATCCGGGCTACGCCGACGCGGCGGCCCGGCGGCGGGAGACCCCTGCGGCGACCGGGTGGCGGGGCGCCTCCGCGCGGGCGGTGGCGGTCGTGGTGGTGGCCGCGGTGGGTTTCCTGTTCGCGGTGGCGTACCGGGAGACGATGGCCGACGAGCCGAGCCGGAGTCAGGCGCGGGCCGCGTTGGTCACGCAGATCAAGCAGCGGGAGGCGGAGACCGACGCGATGACCGCGCGGGCCGGACGGCTGCGCGAGGAGGTCGGTCGGCAGCGGGACGCGGCGTTGAGCGGCTCGCAGGCGGCCCGGTTGCGCAACCTGGAGGCCGGTACGGGGCTCGGCCGGGTGCGGGGTGACGGGGTGGTGGTGCGGTTGGCCGACGCGCCCGCGTCGGACGACGGTGCGGTGGGCGGCGATTCGGGGGCCGGACCGTCGCGGGTGATCTACTCGGATCTGCAGAAGATCGCGAACGACCTGTGGGCCGCGGGCGCGGAGGCGATCTCGATCAACGGCCAGCGGTTGACGGCGACGTCGACGATCCGCTCGGCGGGGGCGGCGATCCTGGTGGACTTCCGTCCGGTGACGAGCCCGTACGAGGTGTCGGCGATCGGGCCGCGGTCGTTGCGGGACCGGTTCGACGACAGTCGGTCGGCGTATCTGATGCGTCGGGTGGCCCGGGACACCGGGCTGTCGTTCGAGGTCCGCGAGGTGGACGACCTCACGCTGCCGGCCGCTCCGGAGCCGCGGCTACGCTACGCGGAGCCGTCGGTCAGTCCGAGTCCGTCGCCGGCGGGTCCGGGTTCGTCCGGTCCGTCTTCCAGCCCCTCCGGAGGTGTCCGATGA
- a CDS encoding small basic family protein, with product MIAVLALLAGVVLGIYLDPTVPAALQPYLPIAVVAALDAVFGGVRAKLDRIFDDKQFVVSFISNVLVAGLIVYLGDQLGVGGQLSTGVVVVLGVRIFGNVAAIRRHLFRA from the coding sequence ATGATCGCCGTGTTGGCGTTGCTCGCCGGTGTGGTGCTGGGGATCTACCTGGATCCGACGGTGCCGGCGGCGTTGCAGCCGTATCTGCCGATCGCGGTGGTGGCCGCGCTCGACGCGGTGTTCGGTGGGGTGCGGGCGAAGTTGGACCGGATCTTCGACGACAAGCAGTTCGTGGTGTCGTTCATCTCGAACGTGCTGGTGGCCGGGTTGATCGTGTATCTGGGTGACCAGTTGGGGGTGGGTGGCCAGTTGTCCACGGGGGTGGTGGTCGTGTTGGGTGTGCGGATCTTCGGAAACGTGGCGGCGATCCGCCGGCACCTGTTCCGGGCGTAG
- a CDS encoding DUF881 domain-containing protein: MSDEHRETGTGWPQPAVPVPAGEPDPRPDAPDADELSPLVPDAPSSDVPVESGDDDGATVNLAEVASPSGEGAAGSGVSPAGSGVAGRRVSSATVMIAALLALLGFTLVVQLKTTSTDPTLAATRQEDLVRIFSDLDSREKRLQQDIEALEDSQRQLRSGEQGRQAALEEATKRADELGILAGTLPARGPGLAVRFEPGGKPIRADRVLDAVQELRGAGAEAMQISGGDRASARIIASTYFLDGPGDVLVVDGRALTGPFTITVIGDPETMRTALNIPGGVAASVRGDGGNVSVEDREVAEVSALHAPLKLEHARPVS, encoded by the coding sequence GTGAGCGACGAGCATCGGGAGACGGGTACCGGGTGGCCGCAGCCGGCGGTGCCGGTGCCGGCGGGTGAGCCGGATCCGCGTCCGGACGCGCCGGACGCGGACGAGTTGAGTCCGTTGGTGCCGGACGCGCCGTCGTCGGACGTTCCGGTGGAGTCCGGTGACGACGACGGCGCGACGGTGAATCTGGCGGAGGTGGCGTCGCCGTCCGGGGAGGGTGCGGCGGGTTCCGGGGTGTCGCCGGCCGGGTCGGGGGTCGCGGGTCGGCGGGTGTCCTCGGCGACGGTGATGATCGCGGCGTTGTTGGCGTTGCTGGGTTTCACGTTGGTGGTGCAGTTGAAGACCACCTCGACGGATCCGACGCTGGCGGCGACCCGGCAGGAGGACCTGGTGCGGATCTTCTCGGATCTGGATTCCCGGGAGAAGCGGCTGCAGCAGGACATCGAGGCGCTGGAGGACAGCCAGCGGCAGTTGCGTTCGGGGGAGCAGGGTCGGCAGGCGGCGTTGGAGGAGGCGACGAAGCGGGCCGACGAGTTGGGCATCCTGGCGGGGACGTTGCCGGCGCGGGGGCCGGGTCTGGCGGTGCGGTTCGAGCCGGGCGGTAAGCCGATCCGGGCGGACCGGGTGTTGGACGCGGTGCAGGAGTTGCGGGGTGCGGGCGCGGAGGCGATGCAGATCTCGGGTGGGGATCGGGCGTCGGCGCGGATCATCGCGTCGACGTACTTCCTGGACGGGCCGGGGGACGTGTTGGTGGTGGACGGGCGGGCGTTGACGGGTCCGTTCACGATCACGGTGATCGGGGATCCGGAGACGATGCGTACCGCGTTGAACATTCCGGGCGGGGTGGCCGCATCGGTTCGCGGTGACGGCGGTAACGTGAGCGTCGAGGATCGTGAGGTTGCCGAGGTTTCGGCGCTGCACGCGCCGTTGAAGCTGGAACACGCCCGTCCGGTCTCCTGA
- the gcvH gene encoding glycine cleavage system protein GcvH, which produces MIPEDLRYTAEHEWVVGVEGGTVRVGITHFAQDALGDIVFVQLPDSGAVVAAGESLGEIESTKSVSEIYAPVGGTVTARNEALGDSPEVINSDPYGAGWLVEIAPADPAAVEGLLSADAYRELTES; this is translated from the coding sequence GTGATTCCTGAGGATCTGCGTTACACCGCCGAGCACGAGTGGGTGGTGGGTGTCGAGGGTGGCACCGTCCGGGTCGGTATCACCCATTTCGCGCAGGATGCGCTGGGTGACATCGTGTTCGTCCAGCTGCCGGACTCCGGTGCGGTGGTGGCGGCCGGTGAGTCGTTGGGTGAGATCGAGTCGACCAAGAGCGTGTCGGAGATCTACGCGCCGGTGGGTGGCACGGTGACGGCGCGGAACGAGGCGTTGGGTGATTCACCTGAGGTGATCAATTCGGATCCGTACGGCGCCGGCTGGTTGGTGGAGATAGCGCCGGCGGATCCGGCGGCGGTGGAGGGTTTGTTGTCCGCTGACGCGTACCGTGAGCTCACCGAGAGCTGA